Proteins encoded within one genomic window of Acidobacteriota bacterium:
- a CDS encoding Smr/MutS family protein has protein sequence MRVDRESLDRLEWGELTTIVARRMRTPMGRRRAGRLAPLEATDQVLAVQRRVEAMRLRQARFGSLPLAEVTDPGPLLEMLQVEGRSLQGEEIYAMTRLLIVGREVAGALRQLDPEDYPALSGEWARFPDLEAVIGAIEGRIGSTGELEDHASPELARLREEIRALGDRLTSVLEKLIQAEWTAPVLRDRYITVRNDRYVLPVRTDTPRRFHGIVHGSSATEKTLFVEPMETVEINNRLVALKEEEAREIERILARFTALLRSRREDIAVTAEVLGEIDLLAGIAAWAEDTGACRPEMDPGCGLVLEQARHPLLEDSLAGRGETLVPLDLDLPRELRGLVISGPNAGGKTVALKTVGLLALMAHAGMPLPARRARIPLLGALMADIGDEQSLEGGVSTFSSHVRNLARMLEDLEAPALALIDEIGTGTDPAEGAALGTAVLDRLLSRGVHVVATTHHLAVKTWAYRRDGVTNAACEFDERSLRPTYRLVPGVAGSSIGLTMAAQLGLDPEVVEEARRRLDPSGAEAARALENVQALAGRLAAREAEITRRRRELDEQARAEREKWEKREEARRREWSRRLDELARSYRKQAREMIARLEDARERRRLEREQARRERELRRRFEEDSRVARSVEPAPAAWEPAPGEKIWVVSLGREGVVRDCSGHRAEVQLGQARFTVSRSDLRPLGSEAPGGEPSPDPAPVRRRPRLASAVQAELSEKVVPLELHLLGFRVDEALSALDKYLDDVALAGYREVRIVHGMGTGRLRQAVRKHLDRHYPSLSWRQASARQGGAGATVVRMEEE, from the coding sequence ATGCGGGTTGACCGGGAGAGTCTCGATCGGCTCGAGTGGGGCGAGCTGACCACGATCGTCGCGCGCCGGATGCGTACGCCCATGGGCCGCCGCCGCGCGGGCCGGCTGGCCCCGCTGGAAGCCACCGACCAGGTACTGGCGGTTCAGCGGCGGGTGGAGGCCATGCGCCTGCGGCAGGCCCGCTTCGGTTCGCTGCCCCTGGCCGAGGTGACCGACCCGGGACCCTTGCTCGAGATGCTGCAGGTGGAGGGCAGGAGCCTGCAGGGCGAGGAAATCTACGCCATGACCCGCCTGCTGATCGTGGGGCGGGAGGTGGCCGGCGCGCTGCGTCAGCTGGATCCGGAGGACTACCCGGCCCTCTCCGGCGAATGGGCGCGTTTTCCCGACCTGGAGGCGGTGATCGGGGCCATCGAGGGCAGGATCGGCTCCACCGGCGAGTTGGAAGATCACGCCAGTCCCGAACTGGCCCGGCTGCGGGAAGAGATTCGCGCCCTGGGGGATCGGCTGACCTCGGTGCTGGAAAAGCTGATCCAGGCCGAGTGGACCGCTCCCGTTCTGCGCGACCGGTACATCACCGTACGCAACGACCGTTACGTGCTGCCCGTGCGCACGGACACCCCGCGCCGGTTCCACGGCATCGTTCACGGCTCGTCCGCAACGGAAAAGACCCTCTTCGTCGAGCCGATGGAAACGGTGGAGATCAACAACCGCCTGGTGGCCCTCAAGGAGGAGGAGGCCCGCGAGATCGAGCGCATTTTGGCCCGCTTCACGGCCCTGCTGCGTTCCCGGCGGGAAGACATCGCCGTCACCGCCGAGGTGCTGGGCGAAATCGACCTGCTGGCGGGGATCGCGGCGTGGGCCGAAGACACCGGCGCCTGCCGGCCCGAGATGGACCCCGGCTGCGGCCTGGTGCTCGAACAGGCCCGTCACCCCCTGCTCGAAGACAGCCTGGCCGGGCGGGGCGAGACCCTGGTGCCGCTGGACCTGGACCTGCCCCGCGAACTGCGGGGCCTGGTGATTTCCGGGCCCAACGCCGGGGGCAAGACCGTGGCGCTCAAGACCGTAGGCCTGCTGGCCCTGATGGCGCACGCGGGGATGCCCCTGCCGGCCCGTCGTGCCCGGATCCCCCTGCTGGGCGCGTTGATGGCCGACATCGGAGACGAGCAGTCCCTCGAGGGGGGCGTCTCCACCTTTTCGAGCCATGTGCGCAACCTGGCCCGCATGCTCGAGGATCTCGAGGCCCCGGCGCTGGCGCTGATCGACGAGATCGGTACCGGAACCGACCCGGCGGAAGGGGCGGCCCTGGGTACCGCCGTGCTCGATCGCCTGCTCTCTCGAGGGGTGCACGTGGTGGCCACCACCCACCACCTGGCGGTCAAGACCTGGGCCTACCGGAGGGACGGGGTGACCAACGCGGCCTGCGAGTTCGACGAGCGGAGCCTGCGCCCCACCTACCGCCTGGTGCCCGGAGTGGCGGGTTCGTCCATCGGCCTGACCATGGCTGCCCAACTCGGTCTCGACCCGGAAGTGGTGGAGGAGGCCCGGCGGCGCCTCGATCCCAGCGGCGCGGAGGCTGCGCGGGCCCTCGAGAACGTGCAGGCCCTGGCCGGCCGCCTGGCGGCCCGGGAGGCGGAGATCACCCGCCGCCGGCGGGAGCTCGACGAGCAGGCACGGGCCGAGAGGGAGAAGTGGGAGAAGCGCGAGGAAGCCCGCCGGCGGGAGTGGTCCCGGCGACTGGACGAGCTGGCGCGCTCGTATCGCAAGCAGGCGCGGGAGATGATCGCCCGCCTCGAAGACGCCAGGGAGCGGCGGCGCCTCGAGCGGGAGCAGGCACGCCGGGAGCGGGAGCTGCGCCGGCGCTTCGAGGAAGACAGTCGGGTGGCCCGCTCGGTGGAGCCGGCTCCCGCCGCGTGGGAGCCCGCCCCCGGTGAGAAGATCTGGGTCGTGAGCCTGGGACGGGAAGGCGTCGTGCGGGACTGTTCGGGCCATCGGGCCGAGGTGCAGCTCGGCCAGGCCCGCTTCACCGTTTCCCGGTCCGACCTGCGGCCCCTGGGGTCCGAGGCTCCCGGCGGAGAACCTTCCCCGGACCCGGCGCCGGTGCGGCGCCGGCCCCGGCTCGCTTCGGCGGTGCAGGCTGAACTGTCGGAGAAGGTCGTGCCGCTCGAGTTGCACCTGCTGGGCTTTCGGGTCGATGAGGCTCTCTCCGCGCTGGACAAGTATCTCGACGATGTCGCCCTGGCGGGCTACCGGGAGGTGCGGATCGTGCACGGCATGGGAACCGGCCGGCTGCGGCAGGCGGTGCGGAAACACCTCGACCGGCACTACCCCTCCCTGAGCTGGCGGCAGGCGTCCGCCCGGCAGGGCGGGGCGGGGGCCACCGTCGTACGCATGGAGGAAGAGTGA
- a CDS encoding CDP-alcohol phosphatidyltransferase family protein — MPFPDNLLRQLTLANQLTLLRLVAVPVLALALLYGRVGLALGIFIAAGITDRLDGMAARRFGQQTALGAFLDPAADKLLMLVVYVVLAMPDQPRPFPDFFLAHHAPAWLTFLVVTRDVMIVLVSAGMYLHADVASFPPTRLGKWTTGFELVTAGVFLLANVVALVPPWLLTFVAAATGAIVVASGLQYLLLIARRLRAEGEGRGDAG, encoded by the coding sequence ATGCCGTTTCCCGACAACCTTCTGCGCCAGCTGACCCTGGCCAATCAGCTCACCCTGCTGCGCCTGGTGGCGGTCCCGGTCCTCGCCCTGGCCCTGCTCTACGGCCGGGTGGGCCTGGCCCTGGGGATCTTCATCGCCGCGGGCATCACCGACCGTCTCGACGGCATGGCGGCCCGGCGCTTCGGCCAGCAGACCGCCCTCGGGGCCTTTCTCGATCCGGCCGCCGACAAGCTGCTGATGCTGGTGGTCTACGTGGTGCTGGCGATGCCGGATCAGCCCCGTCCTTTTCCGGACTTCTTCCTGGCCCACCACGCGCCGGCCTGGCTGACCTTTCTCGTGGTCACCCGGGACGTGATGATCGTGCTGGTTTCCGCGGGCATGTACCTCCACGCCGACGTGGCCAGTTTTCCACCCACCCGGCTGGGCAAGTGGACCACGGGCTTCGAGCTTGTCACCGCGGGGGTCTTCCTGCTGGCCAACGTGGTCGCCCTGGTGCCGCCCTGGCTGCTGACCTTCGTGGCGGCGGCCACCGGGGCCATCGTGGTGGCCTCGGGCCTGCAGTATCTGCTGCTGATCGCTCGCCGCCTGCGGGCCGAGGGGGAGGGGAGGGGCGATGCGGGTTGA
- a CDS encoding PilT/PilU family type 4a pilus ATPase has translation MTTSESPAATVYQLDDLLRFMVQKEASDLHLKPMRPPLLRLNGRLIPLKGAPLAPEHLEGLLRGLLTERQLAALEENLAVEFGYSLKGVSRFRGTVFYQRGTLGACFRRVPFVFPSLDEWGLPDVLKEFINLKQGLVLITGPTGSGKSSTLAALLRLILETRLVHIVTIEDPIEFLLSDGKGAVTQREVGADTPTFAMALRNALRQDPDVIMVGENRDLETMATTLTAAETGHLVLTTLHTNNAAQTIDRIIDMFPSGQHAQVRQQLSEVLRGVVSLQLVERADGRGRVAAVEILRDSPRIRKLIKEGNITEVHEEMEKSVSYYSMQSMNQSLAALVINGVIRKETALEISASPSDLDLMMRKFFFSAGAGDAPGSEGDMPSDADYSRIHRLLEIERHYEDLQARHDQEVQEREQQIRQLQEELRQQREAAGSWEAKLQAGEEERKKLARTVEALRTEYETKIERLQSRIRELSSEGAGTGTSRGGLFRRS, from the coding sequence GTGACGACCAGCGAGAGCCCGGCTGCGACCGTCTACCAGCTCGACGATCTGCTGCGCTTCATGGTGCAGAAAGAAGCCTCGGACCTGCACCTCAAGCCCATGCGCCCCCCCCTGCTTCGGCTCAATGGCCGGCTGATCCCCCTCAAGGGAGCCCCCCTGGCTCCCGAGCACCTCGAAGGACTGTTGCGGGGCCTGCTCACCGAGCGCCAGCTCGCCGCCCTGGAGGAGAACCTGGCGGTGGAGTTCGGCTACTCCCTCAAGGGCGTCTCCCGCTTCCGCGGGACCGTCTTCTACCAGCGCGGCACCCTCGGCGCCTGCTTCCGGCGGGTGCCCTTCGTGTTCCCCTCCCTCGACGAGTGGGGCCTGCCCGATGTGCTCAAGGAGTTCATCAACCTCAAGCAGGGGCTGGTGCTGATCACCGGGCCGACGGGGTCGGGCAAGTCTTCCACCCTCGCCGCCCTCCTGCGGCTGATCCTCGAAACCCGGCTGGTCCACATCGTCACCATCGAGGATCCCATCGAATTCCTGCTCAGCGACGGCAAGGGGGCGGTGACCCAGCGGGAGGTGGGCGCGGATACACCCACCTTCGCCATGGCCCTGCGCAACGCCCTGCGCCAGGATCCCGACGTGATCATGGTCGGTGAGAACCGCGACCTGGAGACCATGGCGACCACCCTCACCGCCGCGGAAACCGGCCACCTGGTCTTGACCACCCTGCACACGAACAACGCGGCCCAGACCATCGATCGGATCATCGACATGTTTCCCTCCGGCCAGCACGCCCAGGTGCGCCAGCAACTGAGCGAGGTGCTGCGGGGCGTGGTCAGCCTGCAACTCGTCGAACGCGCCGACGGCCGGGGGCGAGTAGCGGCGGTGGAGATCCTTCGCGACTCGCCGCGCATCCGCAAGCTGATCAAGGAGGGCAACATCACGGAAGTGCACGAAGAGATGGAGAAATCGGTTTCCTACTACTCCATGCAGTCCATGAACCAGTCCCTGGCGGCCCTGGTGATCAACGGCGTGATCCGCAAGGAAACGGCCCTCGAGATCTCCGCCAGCCCGTCGGACCTGGACCTGATGATGCGCAAGTTCTTCTTCAGCGCCGGCGCGGGTGACGCGCCGGGGAGCGAGGGTGACATGCCTTCCGATGCCGACTATTCCCGGATCCACCGCCTGCTCGAGATCGAGCGTCACTACGAGGATCTCCAAGCCCGCCACGACCAGGAGGTGCAGGAGCGGGAGCAGCAGATCCGGCAATTGCAGGAAGAACTCCGGCAGCAACGGGAAGCCGCCGGTTCGTGGGAGGCCAAGCTGCAAGCCGGCGAGGAGGAGCGCAAGAAACTCGCCCGGACGGTGGAAGCCCTGCGTACGGAATACGAGACCAAGATCGAGCGACTCCAATCGCGCATCCGCGAGCTGTCGTCGGAGGGTGCCGGTACGGGAACGTCTCGAGGGGGGCTGTTCCGCCGCTCCTGA
- the hfq gene encoding RNA chaperone Hfq — MTDEQDLQNAYLNRLRREGQRVAVWLVSGKRLVGRVKGHDRFTVLLDLGGSEQLIFKHAMAAISPYRERVAPSTPA; from the coding sequence ATGACGGACGAACAGGATCTGCAAAACGCGTATCTGAACCGACTGCGCCGGGAAGGGCAGCGGGTGGCGGTGTGGCTCGTCTCCGGCAAACGCCTGGTGGGGCGAGTCAAGGGGCACGATCGTTTCACCGTGCTTCTCGACCTGGGAGGCAGCGAGCAGCTGATCTTCAAGCACGCCATGGCCGCCATCTCGCCCTACCGGGAGCGCGTGGCGCCCAGCACGCCGGCCTGA
- the miaA gene encoding tRNA (adenosine(37)-N6)-dimethylallyltransferase MiaA, with protein sequence MGDGPPLPVLALFGPTACGKTDLALALADRRRVHLINGDAVQVYRDLGAGTARPRGGETRHPWALTGWLEPTDPVDVARWLAAAAAEIRWAVRAGRLPVVAGGSGLYLRALVEGLSPAPGRQEGLRRRLRRLAEVRGRGFLHRILGRLDPEAARRLAPADLPRVIRALEVRVSTGRSLLAFHTGGGARSYRVLEVGVGLPRPVMDRRIDRRVERFLRRGLVAEVRWLLETRGLAPENHALRAIGYRETVEWLRDGRRGGESALCHRIQRHTRRLARRQLTWFRGRPRALWLDPRWPGALDRLVELVDRHAKAGAPA encoded by the coding sequence ATGGGGGACGGCCCCCCGTTGCCGGTGCTGGCTCTCTTCGGGCCCACCGCCTGCGGCAAGACGGACCTGGCCCTGGCGCTGGCCGACCGCCGCCGTGTGCACCTGATCAATGGCGATGCGGTGCAGGTCTACCGGGACCTGGGTGCGGGCACGGCTCGCCCCCGGGGGGGCGAGACCCGTCATCCCTGGGCCCTGACGGGCTGGCTCGAACCCACCGATCCGGTCGACGTGGCGCGCTGGCTGGCGGCGGCCGCCGCCGAGATCCGCTGGGCCGTCCGGGCCGGCCGGCTGCCGGTGGTGGCGGGAGGATCGGGGCTCTACCTGCGGGCTCTGGTCGAGGGGCTCAGCCCGGCGCCCGGGCGGCAGGAGGGTCTGCGCCGCCGCCTGCGACGGCTGGCCGAGGTCCGCGGCCGGGGTTTTCTGCACCGGATCCTCGGACGCCTCGACCCGGAGGCCGCCCGGCGCCTGGCGCCGGCGGACCTGCCGCGGGTGATCCGGGCGCTGGAAGTGCGGGTCAGCACGGGCCGCAGCCTGCTCGCCTTCCACACGGGAGGCGGGGCGCGGAGTTACCGTGTGCTCGAGGTGGGCGTCGGTCTGCCAAGGCCGGTGATGGATCGGCGGATCGACCGGCGGGTCGAACGCTTCCTGCGGCGGGGACTGGTGGCCGAGGTGCGGTGGCTGCTCGAGACCCGGGGGCTGGCCCCGGAGAACCACGCCCTGCGCGCCATCGGCTACCGGGAGACGGTGGAGTGGTTGCGTGACGGTCGCCGCGGCGGGGAGTCAGCCCTCTGTCACCGGATCCAGCGCCATACGCGACGGCTGGCCCGCCGCCAGCTGACCTGGTTTCGGGGCCGCCCCCGCGCCCTGTGGCTCGATCCCCGTTGGCCGGGCGCCCTCGATCGCCTGGTGGAGCTGGTCGACCGGCACGCGAAAGCCGGTGCGCCGGCCTGA
- a CDS encoding SpoIID/LytB domain-containing protein yields MAVALLLGGAGPTAAETVTLSGAAPSLRARIDPGIPVDPPAVRIGLGGLRDKVSVGVTGGTLAVLDGHDGREAWPGHRAGDLLVVPAGGRVAGRRVDYRVQVGSFRAEPAAQDLARRLEAEFGVPAEAVWQPARGVWRVWVGRQPRRQDLEDVLARLRAGGYKDAWVVEQELELRADVHLGLLDRTWAMHPTRSESLVFIARGGGLLTVDGRPYRGMIEVVSTPQGRLRVINEINLELYLRGVVPEELGPAVWPEPEALKAQAVAARTYVLANLGQYAAEGYDICDTPRCQVYGGAASEHPMTDRAVRETAGRILVYQGRPINAMYTSTCGGHTEDVEAVFPDLVGPYLKGVPTVPSPRTLRRLVMPVEGPALPALASAAEHGGGDSLGLVRLVAAQVVPPQVLDPAFRAAPVTAAEFDSWLAGLAQRAGRPAPAALDSPPTRLEAWRRLCAVVACAPGRGELAPGDERWVLGGVTGLEALAAEDRASVAELVVRELIHPGPGGRFDPRGRVTRGEALAWIVALAERYQVAPLARGSVRRLQRGRLVIRQRRSARAWSLDPRPYLLARTGGRWHLAERVELLPGDRVRFVGDARGRLLVLAVEARKSASDDRFSRRYRWEKSRSREELEKTLGKVAPVGRLLDLRILARGVSGRVAMIEVEGTGGTAQVEGFRIRRALDLPETLFSLEVQHDADGSLRRAIFSGRGWGHGVGLCQVGAYGMAMRGRDWREILHHYYHDVKIVRARIRSR; encoded by the coding sequence TTGGCGGTCGCTCTGCTGCTGGGGGGCGCGGGGCCGACGGCCGCCGAGACGGTCACGCTTTCCGGTGCGGCGCCTTCCCTCAGGGCGCGCATCGATCCGGGGATTCCCGTCGACCCGCCCGCGGTGCGCATCGGCCTGGGCGGGCTTCGGGACAAGGTCTCGGTCGGCGTCACCGGGGGCACCCTGGCAGTGCTCGACGGCCACGACGGCCGGGAGGCCTGGCCCGGACACCGGGCGGGCGACCTGCTGGTGGTTCCCGCCGGGGGCCGCGTGGCGGGCCGTCGGGTGGACTACCGGGTGCAGGTGGGTTCCTTCCGCGCCGAACCGGCGGCGCAGGACCTCGCCCGTCGCCTGGAGGCCGAGTTCGGCGTACCCGCCGAGGCGGTGTGGCAGCCGGCCCGGGGCGTGTGGCGTGTCTGGGTCGGTCGCCAGCCTCGCCGGCAAGACCTGGAAGACGTGCTCGCCCGCCTGCGGGCCGGCGGTTACAAGGATGCCTGGGTGGTCGAGCAGGAACTCGAGCTGCGTGCGGACGTCCACCTGGGGCTGCTGGACCGGACCTGGGCGATGCATCCGACCCGGAGCGAGTCGCTGGTCTTCATCGCCCGCGGCGGCGGCCTGCTGACCGTCGATGGTCGGCCCTATCGCGGCATGATCGAGGTGGTCTCCACGCCCCAGGGTCGGCTCCGCGTGATCAACGAGATCAACCTCGAACTCTACCTGCGCGGCGTGGTGCCCGAGGAACTGGGTCCCGCGGTGTGGCCCGAGCCGGAGGCGCTCAAGGCCCAGGCGGTGGCCGCCCGAACCTACGTGCTGGCCAACCTCGGGCAGTATGCCGCCGAGGGCTACGACATCTGCGACACTCCGCGTTGCCAGGTCTATGGGGGCGCGGCCAGCGAACACCCGATGACCGACCGGGCCGTGCGGGAGACCGCGGGCCGGATCCTGGTCTACCAGGGCCGGCCGATCAACGCCATGTACACCTCCACCTGCGGTGGACACACCGAAGACGTGGAGGCGGTGTTCCCCGACCTGGTGGGGCCGTACCTCAAAGGCGTGCCCACGGTGCCCTCCCCGCGGACGCTCCGCCGCCTGGTGATGCCGGTGGAGGGACCGGCCCTGCCGGCCCTCGCGTCCGCCGCTGAACACGGTGGCGGCGACAGCCTGGGACTGGTGCGCCTGGTGGCCGCGCAGGTCGTCCCCCCCCAGGTGCTGGACCCGGCCTTTCGCGCCGCCCCGGTGACGGCGGCCGAGTTCGACTCCTGGCTGGCGGGCCTCGCGCAGCGCGCGGGGCGTCCCGCGCCGGCCGCCCTGGACTCCCCTCCGACGCGCCTGGAGGCCTGGCGACGTCTGTGCGCCGTGGTGGCCTGCGCGCCCGGTCGGGGAGAACTGGCTCCCGGGGACGAACGCTGGGTGCTCGGTGGGGTCACCGGCCTGGAAGCGCTGGCTGCCGAGGACCGGGCGTCGGTGGCCGAACTGGTGGTGCGGGAACTGATCCACCCCGGTCCGGGGGGGCGTTTCGATCCCCGGGGCCGGGTGACCCGCGGCGAGGCGCTGGCCTGGATCGTCGCCCTCGCCGAGCGCTACCAGGTGGCGCCCCTGGCCCGGGGGAGCGTGCGCCGGCTCCAGCGGGGCAGGCTGGTGATTCGCCAGCGTCGCTCGGCGCGGGCCTGGAGCCTCGACCCGCGGCCCTACTTGCTGGCGCGTACCGGCGGGCGCTGGCACCTGGCGGAGAGGGTCGAACTGCTTCCCGGGGATCGCGTGCGCTTCGTCGGCGATGCCCGGGGGCGGCTCCTGGTGCTGGCCGTGGAGGCGCGCAAGAGCGCTTCGGACGACCGTTTCTCGCGGCGTTATCGCTGGGAGAAGAGCCGCAGCCGGGAGGAACTGGAAAAGACCCTCGGGAAGGTGGCTCCCGTCGGCCGTTTGCTGGATCTGCGCATTCTGGCTCGCGGCGTCTCGGGTCGGGTGGCGATGATCGAGGTCGAGGGGACCGGCGGCACCGCGCAGGTGGAGGGGTTCCGCATCCGCCGCGCCCTGGACCTGCCCGAGACGCTCTTTTCCCTCGAGGTGCAGCACGACGCGGACGGCAGTCTGCGACGGGCGATCTTCTCGGGTCGGGGATGGGGCCACGGCGTGGGGCTGTGCCAGGTCGGGGCCTACGGGATGGCGATGCGAGGACGGGACTGGCGGGAGATCCTGCACCACTACTACCACGACGTGAAGATCGTCCGGGCCAGGATTCGGAGCCGCTGA
- a CDS encoding STAS domain-containing protein: MKIGVHHLDRVCVLEPQGQIVHPEGGRGLRDVFREEVENGQRRFVLDMAGVPYIDSAGVGELVASLKKVREAGGDIKYAAVSQRVSDTLLLLGLVEILEIHASREEAIAAFV; the protein is encoded by the coding sequence ATGAAGATCGGCGTGCACCACCTCGACAGGGTCTGCGTGCTCGAGCCCCAGGGACAGATCGTCCATCCTGAAGGCGGCCGCGGTTTGCGCGACGTGTTCCGCGAAGAAGTCGAAAACGGGCAGCGGCGCTTCGTGCTCGACATGGCCGGCGTTCCCTACATCGATTCGGCGGGCGTCGGCGAGCTGGTGGCCTCCCTCAAGAAGGTCCGGGAGGCGGGCGGCGACATCAAGTACGCGGCCGTCTCCCAGCGGGTTTCCGACACGCTGCTGTTGCTCGGCCTGGTGGAGATCCTCGAAATCCATGCCAGCAGGGAAGAGGCCATTGCGGCCTTCGTCTGA
- a CDS encoding STAS domain-containing protein, with the protein MNIAVVEHGKVVVLSPEGDIKVGEGDVAVRRKIQEQLAEGKRFLVLDLSHVRFMDSAGLGELVASLKRVREAGGELKIAHVNQRISDALTVTQLVRVLDIYPDQSSAIAAFV; encoded by the coding sequence ATGAACATCGCGGTCGTGGAGCATGGCAAGGTCGTGGTCCTCAGTCCCGAAGGCGACATCAAGGTCGGCGAGGGCGACGTGGCCGTGCGGCGGAAGATCCAGGAGCAGCTGGCGGAAGGCAAGCGGTTTCTGGTACTCGATCTGTCACACGTTCGCTTCATGGACAGCGCGGGGCTGGGAGAGTTGGTCGCTTCCCTCAAGCGGGTGCGCGAGGCGGGGGGCGAGCTGAAGATCGCCCACGTCAACCAGCGCATCTCCGACGCCCTGACGGTGACCCAGCTCGTCAGGGTGCTCGACATCTATCCGGACCAGAGTTCCGCCATCGCCGCCTTCGTCTGA
- a CDS encoding GTP cyclohydrolase I, whose translation MNREKMEQGIRLFLDGVLDGRGANPEVLDATPRRVARAWAEDLAAGYGEDPRSFLEPIQVERARGPVVLRGVRFTSLCAHHLLPFRGEASVGFLPREAHVGLGGIARMIDSLARRLCLQETLTAEIADHLNQALEPEAVVVLVEAEHLCLSVRGARKTGHRFRTLERRGSPSAELDALLL comes from the coding sequence ATGAACCGCGAGAAGATGGAGCAGGGCATCCGGCTCTTTCTCGACGGGGTGCTCGACGGTCGCGGGGCGAACCCGGAGGTGCTCGACGCCACGCCCCGGCGTGTGGCGCGGGCCTGGGCCGAGGACCTGGCGGCGGGATATGGCGAAGATCCACGGTCGTTCCTCGAACCGATCCAGGTCGAAAGGGCCCGGGGGCCGGTGGTGCTGCGGGGCGTTCGCTTCACCTCGCTCTGCGCCCATCATCTGCTGCCCTTCCGGGGCGAGGCGAGCGTGGGATTCCTGCCGCGGGAGGCCCACGTGGGGCTCGGCGGCATCGCGCGGATGATCGACTCGCTGGCCCGGCGGCTCTGCCTGCAGGAGACCCTGACCGCGGAGATCGCCGACCATCTCAACCAGGCCCTGGAGCCCGAGGCCGTCGTGGTGCTGGTGGAGGCCGAGCACCTTTGCCTGTCCGTGCGGGGGGCTCGCAAGACCGGCCACCGATTCCGTACGCTCGAGCGCCGGGGTTCGCCCTCCGCCGAACTCGACGCTCTTCTGCTCTGA
- the queD gene encoding 6-carboxytetrahydropterin synthase QueD — protein MIVRRSYTFEASHQLPRHPGKCRRLHGHSYRFIVEVEGEIDPVQGMVIDFFDLDEIVDRRILQRLDHRHINDLIENPTAEWIAVWIYRQLREEVPGLRSVELFEVESASALYRGELESAS, from the coding sequence ATGATCGTCCGCCGCAGCTACACCTTCGAGGCCAGTCACCAGCTTCCCCGGCACCCGGGCAAGTGTCGGCGGCTCCACGGGCACAGCTACCGTTTCATCGTCGAGGTGGAAGGGGAGATCGATCCCGTGCAGGGCATGGTGATCGATTTCTTCGATCTCGACGAGATCGTCGATCGGCGGATTCTCCAGCGGCTCGATCACCGGCACATCAACGACCTGATCGAAAATCCCACCGCCGAGTGGATCGCCGTCTGGATCTACCGCCAGTTGCGGGAGGAAGTGCCGGGGCTGCGCTCGGTGGAACTCTTCGAAGTGGAGAGCGCTTCGGCGCTCTACCGGGGCGAGTTGGAGAGCGCGTCATGA
- the folB gene encoding dihydroneopterin aldolase, which produces MLGRISVAGIRFHAFHGLTRLERKVGVRHRVDVWMTSDVARAAESDRIEDTIDYREVHDLVVRVGRQNSFHLIETLVVRLCRELLETFPACREVEVSVRKETPVLDGMVDTVGVELRMSREEMDA; this is translated from the coding sequence ATGCTTGGTCGGATCTCGGTGGCCGGGATCCGCTTTCACGCGTTTCACGGCCTGACCCGTCTCGAAAGAAAAGTCGGCGTTCGCCACCGGGTGGACGTGTGGATGACCTCCGACGTCGCCCGTGCGGCGGAGTCCGATCGCATCGAGGACACCATCGATTACCGGGAGGTCCACGACCTGGTGGTGCGGGTCGGGCGCCAGAATTCCTTCCACCTGATCGAGACCCTGGTGGTGCGCCTGTGCCGGGAGCTGCTCGAAACCTTTCCCGCTTGCCGCGAAGTGGAGGTCAGCGTGCGCAAGGAGACGCCGGTGCTCGACGGCATGGTCGATACCGTGGGTGTCGAGCTGCGCATGAGCCGGGAGGAGATGGACGCATGA